A window from Lampris incognitus isolate fLamInc1 chromosome 5, fLamInc1.hap2, whole genome shotgun sequence encodes these proteins:
- the npb gene encoding neuropeptide B has protein sequence MERSVRFALVCFVGISLLVACRPVDAWYKQSTGPSYYSVGRASGLLSGIRRSPYVRRSESDETATDSGERTGTSNNVDEVLSDASRQISVLKSMAICVRDISPNLRSCELLRDGTGTFQCKADVFLTLDSLDCLSP, from the exons ATGGAGAGGTCAGTGAGATTCGCCCTGGTGTGCTTCGTCGGGATCTCTTTGCTCGTCGCTTGCCGCCCCGTCGATGCTTGGTACAAACAGTCCACCGGTCCCAGTTACTACTCGGTGGGGCGAGCCTCCGGTCTGCTGTCTGGTATTAGGAGGTCGCCGTACGTGCGCAGGTCCGAGTCCGACGAGACGGCGACTGACAGCGGGGAGAGGACCGGTACCAGCAACAACGTCGATGAAGTGCTGTCTGACGCCTCCAGGCAGATCTCCGTTCTCAAAAGCATG GCCATATGTGTGAGAGACATATCACCGAACCTGAGGAGCTGCGAGCTGCTCCGGGACGGCACCGGCACTTTCCAGTGCAAAGCGGACGTGTTTCTGACGCTGGACTCCCTGGACTGTCTGTCCCCCTGA